In the genome of Sulfoacidibacillus ferrooxidans, one region contains:
- a CDS encoding LppP/LprE family lipoprotein, with protein MPGNKSINSTTNTHRNNPASITADRGYLYNSSKTIMYLQWASDKSGNITGQFEEVDISPNSFTVHVITATIEGTISGSNVSIELSTDLVDSGNNMLTGNLSGQNLTLNFPNSDGMLQPLTFKSASVNQYNTDVQNFRTSVSEQQEHVEQQQAASQLLKTLVKLQTNVQQYHDASSNPKHYYPTFFAYGNTSGKISNLNQPTSSYAAEIDLNAVDDKQHTFGQDGFWDTGNASWATIIPNDGEYFGVTSGGIVFATSTQPDTQPDDATQGLNNGNSGNGGWANNNIQVYALSYEDSLKIVSLSSLELQNMTVTSGSNSPSSKAKNNSLSSTQSASSSFPNVTNASPTLQSQINLILSKGYVPASSPNAAVSDGHGNTLYAWNGVMPGDGSVQWVFFFDGSKYIGTDTAKPDTYINSIEPAGTGEIKVTYAVYTANDSIADPTGTPFSVTYQWNGTRLVALEPMQTQWKN; from the coding sequence ATGCCAGGCAATAAGAGCATTAATTCAACTACCAATACGCATAGAAACAACCCAGCATCAATAACAGCAGATCGTGGATACCTATACAATAGTTCCAAAACCATTATGTATTTACAATGGGCGTCTGATAAAAGTGGCAATATTACGGGACAGTTTGAAGAAGTCGACATTTCGCCTAACTCATTCACTGTCCACGTCATTACAGCTACTATCGAAGGTACCATTTCTGGTTCAAATGTAAGTATCGAACTCAGTACTGACCTTGTTGATTCGGGAAATAACATGCTTACCGGTAACTTGTCGGGACAAAACTTGACGTTGAACTTTCCAAATAGTGACGGAATGCTTCAACCACTTACCTTCAAATCTGCTTCCGTCAATCAATATAATACTGACGTACAAAATTTTAGGACGTCAGTATCAGAACAGCAAGAACATGTTGAACAGCAACAAGCCGCATCACAATTGTTAAAGACACTTGTAAAATTACAGACCAACGTTCAGCAATACCATGATGCCTCATCAAACCCGAAGCATTATTATCCAACGTTTTTTGCTTATGGGAATACTAGCGGAAAAATATCAAATTTGAATCAACCAACCAGTTCCTATGCAGCTGAAATTGATCTTAATGCCGTTGATGACAAACAACACACGTTCGGTCAAGATGGATTTTGGGATACTGGCAACGCTTCTTGGGCAACGATCATTCCTAATGACGGTGAATATTTTGGCGTTACGTCCGGTGGAATTGTTTTTGCTACGTCTACACAGCCTGACACGCAACCAGATGATGCTACACAGGGATTGAATAACGGTAACAGCGGCAACGGTGGGTGGGCCAATAACAACATTCAGGTTTACGCCCTTAGCTATGAGGATAGCCTGAAGATAGTATCCTTGTCCAGTTTGGAATTACAGAATATGACCGTAACCTCGGGATCAAATTCACCATCGTCTAAAGCCAAGAATAATTCATTATCAAGCACACAAAGCGCTTCTTCTTCATTCCCGAATGTTACTAACGCGAGTCCGACATTACAATCACAAATAAACCTTATTTTATCAAAGGGGTATGTTCCTGCATCATCACCTAATGCGGCCGTTTCCGATGGCCATGGAAATACCCTTTACGCTTGGAATGGAGTTATGCCTGGCGATGGTTCTGTTCAATGGGTATTTTTCTTTGATGGTTCGAAATATATAGGAACAGATACCGCTAAACCAGATACATACATTAATTCAATTGAACCGGCTGGAACTGGAGAAATAAAAGTTACATATGCCGTATATACGGCTAATGATTCAATAGCTGATCCAACGGGTACTCCTTTCAGTGTCACATATCAGTGGAATGGCACAAGGCTTGTTGCCTTAGAACCTATGCAAACACAGTGGAAGAATTAA